The following are from one region of the Streptomyces rubrogriseus genome:
- a CDS encoding VOC family protein, giving the protein MACRISELVLGCRDPEALARFWCEVLDFVVLDREDNEYFEIGPREGFGGPQPTIILSRRDEPEPGKSRLHIDVNATDRDQDAELERLLKLGARPADIGQTGEEQWHVLADPEGNEFCLLKARLSPL; this is encoded by the coding sequence ATGGCTTGTCGGATCAGTGAGCTGGTGCTCGGTTGTCGTGACCCCGAGGCGCTGGCGCGGTTCTGGTGCGAGGTGCTGGACTTCGTCGTGCTCGACCGTGAGGACAACGAGTACTTCGAGATCGGGCCGCGGGAAGGGTTCGGCGGGCCGCAGCCGACGATCATCCTCAGTCGCCGGGACGAGCCGGAGCCCGGCAAGTCCCGGCTGCACATCGACGTCAACGCCACCGACCGGGATCAGGACGCCGAGCTGGAGCGCCTGCTGAAGCTCGGGGCGCGGCCGGCCGACATCGGGCAGACCGGCGAGGAGCAGTGGCACGTCCTCGCCGATCCCGAGGGCAATGAGTTCTGTCTGCTCAAGGCCCGTCTCAGTCCCCTGTGA